One Pseudomonadota bacterium genomic region harbors:
- a CDS encoding NAD-dependent epimerase/dehydratase family protein, producing the protein MLNTCIVTGGAGAVGSRLTQRLLDAGAETVYVVDDLSSGYRWLLPDDPRVQFIQADVVDFFGGDFDAADAHIFHLAAFFANQNSVDHPLDDLHTNGAGTLQVLKWAAEHNAKRVVYSSAGCSIAGHGIEGPIAEDMPVSLHLDTPYQITKALGEFYCNYYLERVSSVRCRFFNSYGPGEVPGRYRNVIPNFIWLALHDRPLTITGTGEETRDFIFVDDLVEGLIRCASVEAAHGQAINLGTGRETRVIDLAKMVIALTESSSEILYAPRRSWDNSKTRQADITRAREILELAPDTVLDTGLAHTVDWFRQHRPSIAQATDF; encoded by the coding sequence ATGCTTAACACGTGCATAGTCACGGGAGGCGCCGGCGCCGTCGGATCCCGCCTGACCCAGCGCTTGCTCGACGCGGGTGCCGAGACCGTCTACGTGGTGGACGACCTCTCTTCCGGTTACCGCTGGCTGTTGCCGGACGACCCGCGGGTGCAGTTCATCCAGGCGGACGTGGTGGATTTCTTCGGCGGTGACTTCGATGCCGCCGACGCTCACATCTTCCACTTGGCGGCGTTTTTCGCTAATCAGAACAGCGTCGACCACCCGCTGGACGACCTCCACACGAACGGGGCCGGCACGCTGCAGGTGTTGAAATGGGCGGCCGAGCACAACGCCAAGCGCGTCGTGTACTCGTCCGCTGGCTGTTCGATCGCTGGGCACGGCATCGAGGGTCCGATCGCTGAAGACATGCCGGTCAGCCTGCACCTGGACACTCCGTACCAGATCACCAAGGCGCTCGGCGAGTTCTACTGCAACTACTACCTCGAGCGCGTCTCCAGCGTCCGCTGCCGTTTCTTCAATTCCTACGGCCCGGGTGAAGTGCCGGGGCGCTACCGCAACGTCATTCCCAACTTTATCTGGCTGGCGCTCCACGATCGCCCGCTGACGATCACCGGCACGGGTGAGGAGACCAGAGACTTCATCTTCGTCGATGACCTCGTTGAGGGTCTCATCCGTTGTGCGAGCGTGGAGGCGGCGCACGGCCAGGCGATCAACCTCGGCACCGGGCGGGAAACGCGGGTGATAGACCTGGCCAAGATGGTCATCGCGCTCACCGAGTCCAGCAGCGAGATCCTCTACGCCCCGCGGCGTTCATGGGATAACAGCAAGACCCGCCAAGCGGATATCACCCGAGCGCGAGAGATCCTCGAACTCGCCCCAGACACGGTGCTGGACACCGGTTTGGCGCACACCGTTGATTGGTTCCGCCAACATCGACCGTCGATTGCGCAAGCCACCGACTTCTGA
- the asnB gene encoding asparagine synthase (glutamine-hydrolyzing), with protein sequence MCGLLAIAGLDRPFSHSLLESLRNRGPDAIGFWSNGKLNVGHTRLAILGLGHDNDEPMENDRFVLAYNGEIYNFGDLKQRLAGDRPIGSHANDAGVLLEGWTAMGEAILTQLEGFWAFVLYDKLENKLFLVRDQIGIKPLYYYKSGSQIVVSSMLGTISDTLGGGLTLDYLALSEYVRYQYTFGDKTFFKDVKKVLPGHVVEIDLDTGELEMRCYEDLLTSLHGGKGVAPDEAWMDETRALLRDCVVSATISDTSFTTFCSGGIDSSLITSIAAPEIAYHCNFSDPDCNETFYAQQVVRDMDTRLFTVNAQEDFELVPKLASIVEDFDELTIGSVILPLEDLLSQVKRRYKVILTGTGGDELFAGYVRFMLARGECRQDSYRGLFERVMKLEGAAQRFELTHKKGDLDLYPFYDDAAKHSFETEFDATLEREKDELAAMMRFDQRNFLRGLLNIDDKMGGRHSLESRPPLLHQRLLRHLQHVDLGAFLEDGELKSKLRKIAGGQIPDSVIYRKDKMGFTTPIGTFVNKSADRIRETIMDSPFRDHYNLKKARFTADSKFSREVFGLLMLDLWLNRYATPSAARFNG encoded by the coding sequence ATGTGTGGACTGTTAGCTATTGCCGGCCTCGACCGCCCCTTCTCTCACAGTTTGCTGGAGAGTTTGCGCAATCGCGGACCCGATGCCATCGGATTTTGGAGCAATGGCAAGCTCAATGTGGGCCACACCCGGCTCGCGATCCTGGGGTTGGGGCACGACAACGACGAACCGATGGAAAATGATCGGTTCGTCCTCGCTTACAACGGTGAGATCTACAACTTCGGGGACCTGAAGCAACGCCTCGCCGGGGATCGCCCGATCGGATCCCACGCCAACGACGCCGGTGTTCTCCTCGAGGGTTGGACGGCGATGGGAGAGGCGATCCTCACGCAGCTCGAGGGGTTTTGGGCCTTCGTCCTATACGACAAGCTCGAAAACAAGCTGTTCCTGGTGCGCGACCAGATCGGTATTAAGCCGCTCTACTACTACAAGTCGGGTAGTCAGATCGTGGTGTCGTCTATGCTGGGCACGATCAGTGACACGCTCGGCGGTGGCCTCACGCTCGACTATCTCGCGCTCTCCGAATACGTGCGCTATCAGTACACGTTCGGCGACAAGACGTTCTTCAAAGACGTGAAGAAGGTGCTGCCGGGGCACGTCGTCGAGATTGACCTCGACACCGGCGAGCTCGAGATGCGCTGCTACGAGGATCTGCTCACTTCGCTCCACGGCGGCAAAGGGGTGGCGCCGGACGAGGCCTGGATGGACGAGACGCGTGCGCTACTGCGCGACTGCGTGGTGTCCGCCACGATCAGCGACACGTCCTTTACCACCTTCTGCAGCGGCGGCATCGACTCCAGCCTGATCACCAGCATCGCGGCGCCCGAGATCGCCTATCACTGTAACTTCTCCGACCCCGACTGCAATGAGACGTTCTACGCGCAGCAGGTGGTGCGCGACATGGACACCCGGCTGTTCACGGTGAATGCGCAGGAAGACTTCGAGCTCGTGCCGAAGTTGGCGAGCATCGTGGAAGACTTCGACGAGTTGACCATCGGTTCGGTGATCCTGCCCTTGGAAGACCTGCTTTCCCAGGTCAAGCGCCGTTACAAGGTGATATTGACGGGCACCGGCGGCGATGAGCTGTTCGCCGGCTATGTGCGGTTTATGCTGGCGCGCGGCGAGTGTCGACAGGACAGTTATCGCGGTCTGTTCGAGCGCGTCATGAAGCTGGAGGGCGCCGCGCAGCGTTTTGAGCTGACCCACAAGAAAGGCGATCTCGACCTCTACCCCTTCTACGACGATGCCGCCAAGCATTCCTTCGAAACGGAGTTCGACGCCACCCTGGAGCGGGAGAAAGATGAACTCGCCGCCATGATGCGCTTCGATCAGCGCAACTTCCTGCGTGGGCTCCTCAACATCGACGACAAGATGGGCGGGCGTCACTCCCTCGAGAGTCGTCCTCCGTTGCTGCATCAGCGGCTCCTGCGTCATCTGCAGCACGTCGATCTGGGCGCCTTCCTGGAAGATGGTGAATTGAAGTCAAAACTGCGCAAGATCGCCGGTGGCCAGATCCCCGACTCGGTGATCTACCGCAAGGACAAGATGGGCTTCACGACGCCGATCGGCACCTTCGTCAATAAGTCTGCCGATCGCATCCGCGAGACCATTATGGATTCCCCCTTCCGCGACCACTACAACCTGAAGAAGGCGCGGTTCACGGCGGATTCCAAATTCTCCCGTGAGGTGTTCGGTCTGCTGATGCTGGATCTCTGGCTCAATCGTTACGCGACCCCCAGCGCCGCGCGCTTCAACGGATGA
- a CDS encoding glycosyltransferase family 4 protein, producing the protein MTPDMPSSPAAVATHDAESSDLGTGGRKLRVLFLTQWFDPEPGAIRGLPLAKWLLARGHEVEVITGVPNYPGGKVYDGYRVRPLQREVMDGVPVIRVPLYPSHDQSALKRVANYVSFALSAATIGAAAAKRADICFAVSPPPTLGIPALVLKYLRRIPYVYHVSDMWPDSAVESGMFGDGWVKRVSTSVLHWWCNLLYRQADAVTVLADVPREVLAERGVPKDKIEVVYNWADESLFHPMERDDQLAQELGLSPGDFNLIYAGNFGVFQNLEVAIRAAHQIAERAPKLKLVLIGTGTEEARLKALVAELGATNVSFHGRRPYTDMPAISALSDAMLVHLSDIPLLRWTVPSKTQVALAMGIPMLMAATSDTARLVSESGAGVVCTPDDPDAMAGAMLELAALDRAELHHMGQAGLEFYRRRISLDRGGEIMEGVFANSLQRRAGRRRTA; encoded by the coding sequence GTGACACCTGATATGCCGTCGTCGCCTGCCGCCGTCGCGACGCACGACGCCGAGTCGTCTGACCTGGGAACGGGGGGGCGCAAGCTGCGGGTCCTGTTCCTGACCCAGTGGTTCGATCCTGAGCCTGGGGCGATCCGAGGTCTGCCGCTAGCCAAATGGCTGCTCGCGCGCGGCCATGAGGTGGAAGTCATCACCGGCGTGCCGAACTACCCTGGCGGCAAGGTCTACGACGGGTATCGTGTGCGACCCTTACAGCGTGAGGTAATGGACGGCGTTCCCGTCATCCGTGTGCCGCTCTACCCCAGTCACGATCAATCGGCGCTGAAGCGTGTTGCGAACTACGTGAGTTTCGCACTATCGGCGGCTACGATCGGTGCTGCCGCTGCCAAGCGCGCAGACATCTGCTTTGCCGTGAGCCCGCCGCCTACCCTGGGCATTCCCGCTTTGGTGCTGAAGTACCTGCGGCGTATCCCTTACGTCTATCACGTGTCCGATATGTGGCCCGACTCGGCCGTGGAATCAGGCATGTTCGGCGACGGCTGGGTAAAGCGTGTGTCCACGAGCGTGCTCCATTGGTGGTGCAATCTGCTCTATCGGCAGGCGGATGCGGTCACCGTGCTGGCTGATGTCCCGCGCGAGGTGCTCGCGGAACGAGGCGTGCCGAAGGACAAGATCGAGGTGGTGTACAACTGGGCGGACGAGTCCTTGTTCCATCCGATGGAGCGCGATGACCAGCTGGCACAGGAGTTAGGTCTCTCGCCTGGCGACTTCAACCTGATCTACGCCGGCAACTTCGGCGTCTTTCAGAACCTGGAAGTGGCCATACGGGCGGCCCATCAGATCGCCGAGCGCGCGCCCAAGCTCAAGCTGGTGCTCATCGGCACGGGTACGGAAGAGGCGCGACTCAAAGCGCTCGTCGCAGAACTCGGTGCGACGAACGTCAGCTTCCATGGGCGCCGTCCTTACACCGATATGCCGGCCATCTCGGCGCTCTCGGACGCCATGCTCGTGCACCTCAGCGACATTCCGCTGCTCCGATGGACCGTGCCCAGCAAGACCCAGGTGGCGTTGGCGATGGGTATTCCCATGCTGATGGCTGCCACCAGCGATACCGCCAGATTGGTGTCGGAGAGTGGCGCAGGCGTTGTGTGTACGCCCGACGATCCCGATGCCATGGCCGGTGCGATGCTCGAACTCGCGGCTTTGGATCGGGCCGAGCTCCACCACATGGGGCAGGCGGGGCTGGAGTTCTACCGCCGGCGCATCTCTCTCGATCGAGGCGGCGAGATCATGGAGGGTGTGTTCGCCAACAGCCTGCAACGGCGCGCCGGACGGCGGCGCACGGCTTAA